From the genome of Desulfovibrio sp. JY:
GGGAGGTTCGGTGGAAATTTCCCCAATGGGGTGGTCAAGGAGGGAGCAAAGCCCCCTTTAAAAAGTTTTTGAAGGGGATCCGGGGGAAACTTTTTTCAAAAAGTTTCCCCCGGCCGCCGGAGGCATTTCTTCCCCTCTACCTACCCTTCGGCACCCATGAAAAACGCCTCGGCGCCCTCGGGCAGCCGGGCCGGAATCTCCTCCGCGCCAAAGACGCGCAGCTCGTTCGTCAACGGATCGATCCTGCCCAGGCGTAGCGCATAGCGCTGGCCGATGTAAATCGTGTCGCCCAGGGTGTCCTTCGTGGCCCGGACATACATCTGCATGTCGGGCAGGGCCAGGGACACGAATCCGCCGCCGCCGAGATCCACCACGATGCCCTCGAAGGTGCGCTCGCGGCAGTTGCATTGCAGGTACAACAGCTTCCAGTAGCGCGGCCGGAACCGCTGCACCCGGCCCACGGCCTCGAGGCGCGACGTCAGCTCGGGCAGCCGGGCCTCAAGTTCCCCCCGGCTCCAGCGCGGCGCGCCGGTGCGCAGCAGGCTTTCGAGCTGGGCCAGGTTGATGAGGTCGCCGTAACGCCGCAGGGGCGAGGTGACCGGGGCATAGGCCGAGGCGGCCAGGGTGGCGTGGGGCCTGGGATCGGGTTCGGTCAGGGTCGGGGGCAACTCGCGCACCACCCGCTGGATCGAGGGCGGATCGCCGTGCACGCCCCGGACCTCCGGAGAAAGGGTCGCGTCCTGGGTGCGAAACAGCATGGCCGCGCCATGCGACACCGCATACTCGGCGGCGGCGGTATTGCCGAGAATCATGAACTCGCTGACCATGAGCTGGGACTTGGGATAGCTCGGGCACAGCCCCATCTCCACGGTCACGTTGTCGGGATAGCCCGAAAGCATAATGTCCGGATCGGGCCGCTCGATGATCACCGCCCCGCGCTCCAGGCGCTTTTGCCGCAGCGCGACGGCCAGGGCATGGCCCAACTTGTAGGACTGCGGCGCATCGCCGGCGTCGAGGGCCGCTTCCACGGCGGCATAGGTGGTGTTTTCGGCCAGGCGGACGAAGGTCTTGCGCATGGCGAAACCAAGCACGTCGCCTTCCTCGGAAAACTCCCACTCCATGACGAGCGAAGGCCGCACCTCGCCGGCAAGCAGGCTGTAAAGCCCGGTGCCGAGCGCCTCGGGCAGCATGTGGCTGACCCCCTCGGGCAGATAGAGGCTCGAGGCCCGGTAGGCCACAGCCCTATCGAGGGGGCCGTCGAATTCCCAGTCCAGGGCCGGATCGGCCAGGGCCAGGACCAGCCGGATGCCGCCGCCCGGGCGGGGCTCGGCGTAAAAGGCGTCGTCGATGTCGCGGGTGGTCGGGGAATCGACGCTGACAAAGGGAATGGGCTCGGGCTCCTGGCACAGGGCCGAAAGCCCGGCCCGACGCGCCTCCACCTCGGCGGCAAGCGGTTGCCACCAGTCGTC
Proteins encoded in this window:
- a CDS encoding RNB domain-containing ribonuclease: MALERYAGPGCLVEFMQGNQPQVAWVLEESSGRLRLYTLTKREEKLAASRVLPWMGPRYDGTRDRSEMLEILAAHQARREAAAKAIAPLELWELAQGEVREESAEWFAGLVGEDPDVDAVAAMGRALLGCKTHFKFHPPKFEVFPAELVERRMAEAALAEEREKVVVAGQTFFKELWQGWLSGDRKKGANLAAKLDPDAAEKLKKLLHRLMADAEDPESATLWAMLKKGLPDHPFQAYILATQWGIVPPHYNYLLDQADYAAGDDWWQPLAAEVEARRAGLSALCQEPEPIPFVSVDSPTTRDIDDAFYAEPRPGGGIRLVLALADPALDWEFDGPLDRAVAYRASSLYLPEGVSHMLPEALGTGLYSLLAGEVRPSLVMEWEFSEEGDVLGFAMRKTFVRLAENTTYAAVEAALDAGDAPQSYKLGHALAVALRQKRLERGAVIIERPDPDIMLSGYPDNVTVEMGLCPSYPKSQLMVSEFMILGNTAAAEYAVSHGAAMLFRTQDATLSPEVRGVHGDPPSIQRVVRELPPTLTEPDPRPHATLAASAYAPVTSPLRRYGDLINLAQLESLLRTGAPRWSRGELEARLPELTSRLEAVGRVQRFRPRYWKLLYLQCNCRERTFEGIVVDLGGGGFVSLALPDMQMYVRATKDTLGDTIYIGQRYALRLGRIDPLTNELRVFGAEEIPARLPEGAEAFFMGAEG